The Acidovorax sp. RAC01 genomic sequence TACAAGATCGTGGGCGAAGTCCTGAACGTGGAACCGATTGCCTGCATGCTGCGCAAGGACGATCCCGCTTTCAAGAAGGCCGTGGACGATTCGATCAAGCGCCAGATCGCCGATGGGTCGCTGGCCAAGCTGTACGACAAGTGGTTCATGCAGCCTGTACCTCCGACCAACACCAAGATCGGCCTGCCGCTGTCGGATGCGACCAAGGCTGCCTGGGCTGCTCCAAACGACAAGCCCATGGAAGACTACGCGAAGAAGTAATCGGTTAAACGCTTGCGCCCCTTCGGCCAAACGGTTTGAAGGGGCTTTTTTGTTGGGTTTGCAATGGGTTGCACCCAACGGTGATTCAAGAAATAAAGGGGTGCTCCTATGAGTTGGGATTGGCAGGTGTTCTGCCAGGACACCATGGACAGGGACATTGTGCAAAGCTGCTTTGGCAAGGGCGGCGACATCACATACCTGGACTGGATGCTGTCGGCCTGGGGCTGGACGGTGTCTGTATCGGTGCTGGCGCTTGTGCTGGCGTTGTTGTTGGGCTCGTTGATCGGGACCTTGCGGACCTTGCAGGACAGGCCCATGGTCGTGCGGCTGGGCAATGCCTGGGTCGAGCTGTTTCGCAACATCCCCCTGCTGGTCCAGATCTTTCTGTGGTACCACGTCCTGCCCAGTCTGTTTCCGGTGCTGCACGGGGTGCCTGGCTTCCTGCTTGTCGTGCTGGCTCTGGGTTTCTTCACGTCTGCGCGTATTGCCGAGCAGGTGCGCTCGGGTATCCAGGCGCTGCCACGCGGCCAGCGCTACGCGGGCCTGGCGATGGGCTTCACCACGTTCCAGACCTACCGCTATGTGCTGCTGCCCATGGCGTTTCGCATCATCATCCCGCCACTGACCAGCGAGACGATGAACATCTTCAAGAATTCGTCCGTGGCGTTCGCCGTGTCGGTCGCTGAACTCACCATGTTTGCCATGCAGGCACAGGAAGAAACGTCGCGTGGTATCGAGGTCTACCTGGCCGTGACGGGTCTGTACATCGTGTCCGCATTCGCCATCAACCGCATCATGGCCTTCATCGAAAAGCGCGCCCGCATCCCGGGCATGGCCCTGGCCAGCGCAGGCGGGGGAGGTCACTGAGATGAATCTCGATTTTTCGTTCTACAACTGGGACCTGATCAGCAACTTCGTGCTCAAGGGGCTGTACTTCAGCCTCGTGCTCACGCTGGTGGCCACGGTTGGCGGTGTGCTGTTCGGCACCGTTCTGGCGCTGATGCGCCTGTCGGGCAAGAAGTGGCTGGAAGTCCCCGCCACCATCTACGTCAACGGCATGCGCAGCATTCCGCTGGTGATGGTGATCTTGTGGTTCTTCCTGCTCGTGCCCGCGATCATCGGCCGGCCCATCGGCGCCGAGATGTCTGCAGTCATCACCTTCATTGCGTTCGAGGCCGCCTACTTCAGCGAAATCATGCGCGCCGGCATCCAGTCCATTCCCAAGGGCCAGGTGCATGCCGGCCAGGCGCTGGGCATGACGTATGGGCAGAACATGAAGCTGGTGGTGCTGCCCCAGGCGTTCCGCAACATGCTGCCGGTGCTGCTCACGCAGACCATCATCCTGTTTCAGGACACTTCGCTGGTCTACGCCATCGGGGCCTACGACATGCTCAAGGGCTTTGAAGTGGCGGGCAAGAACTTCGGTCGCCCCATCGAGGCCTACCTGGCTGCGGCGGTGCTGTACTTCGTGATGTGCTACGCGCTGTCCTGGCTGGTCAAGCGACTGCACCAGAAGATCGCGATCATTCGCTGATGCGGCGGGTAGTACAGGCTAAAGAGATTGGATTGAGGAATAACAAATGATCGAACTCAAGAACGTATCCAAGTGGTATGGCCCGGTGCAGGTGCTCAACGAGTGCACGGCCAGCATCCAGAAGGGCGAAGTGGTGGTGGTGTGCGGGCCCTCGGGCTCGGGCAAGTCCACGCTGATCAAGACCATCAACGCGCTGGAGCCCTTCCAGAAGGGCGAGATCACGGTCGATGGCATTGCGCTGCACGACCCCAAGACCGACCTGCCCAAGCTGCGCAGCCGCGTGGGCATGGTGTTCCAGCACTTCGAGCTGTTCCCGCACCTGTCGGTGACGGACAACCTGACCATCGCCCAGATCAAGGTGCTGGGCCGCAGCGCGGACGACGCCAAGAAGCGCGGCCTGAAGATGCTGGAGCGCGTGGGCCTGATGGCGCACAAGGATAAGTTCCCCGGCCAGCTCTCGGGCGGCCAGCAGCAGCGCGTGGCCATTGCCCGTGCGCTGAGCATGGACCCGATCGTGATGCTGTTCGACGAGCCCACGTCGGCCCTCGACCCCGAAATGGTGGGCGAAGTGCTGGACGTGATGGTGGGCCTGGCCAACGAAGGCATGACCATGATGTGCGTGACCCACGAAATGGGCTTTGCCCGCAAGGTGAGCAACCGCGTGATCTTCATGGACGTGGGCGGCAAGATCCTGGAAGACTGCTCCAAGGAAGACTTCTTCAACAATCCGGATGCACGCCAGCCGCGCACCAAGGATTTCCTGAACAAGATCCTGCAGCACTGACGGTGCCCCCTGAGTCGCCTGCGGCGCCTTCCCCCACGGGGGACGCCGCCAGCGCGGCGGGGCGGCCCTTGCGCGGCGGCCGCTGGCATGGGCCACGCCGGTTGCAACCGCCGCGAGCCTGGCTGACTTGGGCCCACGTTAGGTCCGATGAGAGCGCCCTCTGGGCGCTTTTTCGTTGGCGGGTCGCGGACAAACCGGATCGGGCATCGGGCGGTCCATACCGGCATTCCCAGCAGCGTTTTTGAGTGTTTTTGAGTCAAATCGGGCTGTAGCGCTCGTTTCATATGGCTTTAATGCTATGAAAGTGATAGTGATTTGCACGATGGGACAATGCTGCCCATGACCGCCGCAACTTCCACCCCCACCGACACCCTCACCATCACCCGCCCCGACGACTGGCACCTGCATGTGCGCGACGGGGAAGCGCTGCACACCGTGGTGCCGCACACGGCCGCGCAGTTTGGCCGGGCGATCATCATGCCCAACCTGCGCCCTCCGGTCACCACGGCCGAACAGGCGCTGGCGTACAAGCAGCGCATCCTGGCCGCGGTGCCCGCGGGCATGCAGTTCGAGCCGCTGATGACGCTGTACCTCACCGACAACCTGCCGGCCGACGAAATCGCGCGCGCCAAAGATGCGGGCGTGGTGGCCTGCAAGCTCTACCCCGCCGGCGCCACCACCAACAGCGACGCGGGCGTGACCGACATCCGCAAGACCTACAAGACGCTGGAAGCCATGCAAAAGGCCGGCATCCTGTTGCTGGTACACGGCGAGGTGACCAGCAGCGACATTGACCTGTTCGACCGCGAAGCCGCGTTCATCGACCAGCAGCTCATCCCGCTGCGCCGCGATTTCCCCGAGCTGAAAATCGTGTTCGAGCACATCACCACCAAGGATGCTGCCGACTACGTGGCCAGCGCCGACCGCTTCACGGCCGCCACCATCACCGCGCACCACCTGCTGTACAACCGCAACGCCATCTTCACCGGCGGCATTCGCCCGCACTACTACTGCCTGCCGGTGCTCAAGCGCGAAACGCACCGCGTGGCGCTGGTGCAGGCCGCCACCAGCGGGTCGGCCAAGTTCTTCCTGGGCACCGACAGCGCGCCGCACCCCGCGCACCTCAAGGAGCACGCCACCGGCTGCGCGGGCTGCTACACCGCGCACGCTGCCATCGAGATGTATGCCGAGGCGTTTGACAGCGTGGGCGCGCTCGACAAGCTCGAGGGCTTTGCCAGCTTTCACGGCCCGGACTTCTACAGCCTGCCGCGCAACACCGGCACCGTCACCCTGCGCCGCGAGTCATGGACGCCGCCCGAGAGCTTTGCCTTTGGCGAAGCCAACCTCAAGCCCCTGCGCGCCGGCGAAGCGCTGCCGTGGCGGCTGGTGGCGTAAACCCGCTGAGCGCCGTTGACTGGGGCGCGCCCTGGCTGCAACCCTGGCGCCCGCTGGGCGAGCCGCTGGCACAGCGGGCGGTGGCGCACGATGCGGCGGTGCATGCCATCTTGCAGTCTGCAGTGGTAGCAGCCGCGGGCCCGCCAGTGCGCTTCGTGCCCCAGTCCGACCTGCCCGCCGGCGCGGCCTATGAACAGTTCATCTATGACCAGCTCCGCGTGCCCACGCGCGACAACCTGCACGATTTCTTCAACGGCCTCGTGTGGCTGCAGTTCCCGCAGGCCAAACGGCGGCTGAACCAGCTGCAGGCGCAGGCCATTGCGGCCGATGGCGTGCAGGCGGTGCGCGGCCCGCTGCGCGATGCGCTGACGGTGTTCGATGAAAACGGTGCCCTGCTGTGTGCGCCGCCGCCCCTGTGGGACGCGC encodes the following:
- the pyrC gene encoding dihydroorotase, which encodes MTAATSTPTDTLTITRPDDWHLHVRDGEALHTVVPHTAAQFGRAIIMPNLRPPVTTAEQALAYKQRILAAVPAGMQFEPLMTLYLTDNLPADEIARAKDAGVVACKLYPAGATTNSDAGVTDIRKTYKTLEAMQKAGILLLVHGEVTSSDIDLFDREAAFIDQQLIPLRRDFPELKIVFEHITTKDAADYVASADRFTAATITAHHLLYNRNAIFTGGIRPHYYCLPVLKRETHRVALVQAATSGSAKFFLGTDSAPHPAHLKEHATGCAGCYTAHAAIEMYAEAFDSVGALDKLEGFASFHGPDFYSLPRNTGTVTLRRESWTPPESFAFGEANLKPLRAGEALPWRLVA
- a CDS encoding amino acid ABC transporter permease, which encodes MNLDFSFYNWDLISNFVLKGLYFSLVLTLVATVGGVLFGTVLALMRLSGKKWLEVPATIYVNGMRSIPLVMVILWFFLLVPAIIGRPIGAEMSAVITFIAFEAAYFSEIMRAGIQSIPKGQVHAGQALGMTYGQNMKLVVLPQAFRNMLPVLLTQTIILFQDTSLVYAIGAYDMLKGFEVAGKNFGRPIEAYLAAAVLYFVMCYALSWLVKRLHQKIAIIR
- a CDS encoding DUF3025 domain-containing protein; the encoded protein is MAAGGVNPLSAVDWGAPWLQPWRPLGEPLAQRAVAHDAAVHAILQSAVVAAAGPPVRFVPQSDLPAGAAYEQFIYDQLRVPTRDNLHDFFNGLVWLQFPQAKRRLNQLQAQAIAADGVQAVRGPLRDALTVFDENGALLCAPPPLWDALRARDWHRLFIGLRPLWGEARLVLFGHALMEKLVSPRKPMVAHVFAAPDAMHSIADIDRWLATAMEADTWAAKPFAPLPVLGVPGWWPANAEPGFYDDAQVFRPPPVSRAGTGG
- a CDS encoding amino acid ABC transporter ATP-binding protein yields the protein MIELKNVSKWYGPVQVLNECTASIQKGEVVVVCGPSGSGKSTLIKTINALEPFQKGEITVDGIALHDPKTDLPKLRSRVGMVFQHFELFPHLSVTDNLTIAQIKVLGRSADDAKKRGLKMLERVGLMAHKDKFPGQLSGGQQQRVAIARALSMDPIVMLFDEPTSALDPEMVGEVLDVMVGLANEGMTMMCVTHEMGFARKVSNRVIFMDVGGKILEDCSKEDFFNNPDARQPRTKDFLNKILQH
- a CDS encoding amino acid ABC transporter permease — translated: MSWDWQVFCQDTMDRDIVQSCFGKGGDITYLDWMLSAWGWTVSVSVLALVLALLLGSLIGTLRTLQDRPMVVRLGNAWVELFRNIPLLVQIFLWYHVLPSLFPVLHGVPGFLLVVLALGFFTSARIAEQVRSGIQALPRGQRYAGLAMGFTTFQTYRYVLLPMAFRIIIPPLTSETMNIFKNSSVAFAVSVAELTMFAMQAQEETSRGIEVYLAVTGLYIVSAFAINRIMAFIEKRARIPGMALASAGGGGH